A genomic region of Kribbella sp. NBC_00382 contains the following coding sequences:
- a CDS encoding TIGR03560 family F420-dependent LLM class oxidoreductase yields MKFGVFVPQGWRMDLVELADPVEQWEAMTAVAKKADAGPWDSIWLFDHFHTVPEPVRETVFEVWTATAALARDTTRVKIGQLVGCNGYRNPALYAKIAATVDVASHGRLYAGLGAGWSEEEWTAYGYPWTSLKDRMSSFRESVELIHRLWHEEDVVFHGKYHSVDKPYIEPRRQPPLWIGGGGEQVTLKLVAQYGDACNFGTGRADVIKHKLSVLRKHCDSVGRDYDEIVKSTSLNLFPIDSGDDPATATAKARGRYSLDEFRALGSAGSAITQADILTSKEIRTQLEQLEEVGVQYVITYIPGVAYDHSPLERFAADVVPAFA; encoded by the coding sequence ATGAAGTTCGGAGTCTTCGTACCGCAGGGCTGGCGGATGGACCTGGTCGAGCTGGCCGACCCGGTCGAGCAGTGGGAGGCGATGACCGCCGTCGCGAAGAAGGCCGACGCCGGGCCGTGGGACTCGATCTGGCTGTTCGACCACTTCCACACCGTGCCCGAGCCGGTCCGCGAGACGGTCTTCGAGGTGTGGACCGCGACCGCCGCCCTCGCCCGCGACACAACGAGGGTCAAGATCGGCCAGCTGGTCGGCTGCAACGGCTACCGCAACCCCGCGCTCTACGCGAAGATCGCCGCGACCGTCGACGTCGCCAGCCACGGTCGCCTGTACGCCGGATTGGGCGCCGGCTGGTCCGAGGAGGAGTGGACGGCCTACGGCTACCCGTGGACCAGCCTGAAGGACCGGATGAGCTCGTTCCGTGAGTCGGTCGAGCTGATCCACCGGCTGTGGCACGAGGAGGACGTGGTCTTCCACGGCAAGTACCACTCGGTCGACAAGCCCTACATCGAGCCGCGCCGGCAGCCGCCCTTGTGGATCGGCGGTGGCGGCGAACAGGTCACCCTCAAGCTCGTCGCGCAGTACGGCGACGCCTGCAACTTCGGCACCGGCCGGGCCGACGTGATCAAACACAAGCTGTCGGTATTACGAAAGCACTGCGACTCCGTCGGACGCGACTACGACGAGATCGTGAAGTCGACCAGCCTCAACTTGTTCCCGATCGATTCCGGCGACGACCCAGCCACCGCCACCGCGAAGGCACGTGGCCGTTACAGCCTGGACGAGTTCCGCGCGCTCGGGTCAGCCGGCAGCGCGATCACTCAAGCCGACATCCTTACCAGCAAAGAGATCCGGACCCAGTTGGAGCAGCTCGAAGAGGTCGGTGTCCAGTACGTGATCACCTACATCCCGGGCGTCGCCTACGACCACTCTCCCTTGGAGCGGTTCGCGGCGGACGTAGTACCGGCCTTTGCTTAA
- a CDS encoding acetamidase/formamidase family protein, whose product MDIVEFTPSNEQLTWTFGGAAPLRRVEPGTAMRLWTEDAFCGRLRSTTDLAGASLNMPFVNPQTGPFYVEGAEPGDTLVLHFVELTPARSWGASATIPFFGGLTSTDRTATLQEPLPERTWIYEVDTERQTVGFQAQGSDLELALPIETMLGTVGVAPAAGEVRSSLVPDTFGGNMDTPEMRAGATCFLRVNVEGALFSVGDGHYRQGEGESCGTAVEGAMNVVLIVELLKTPGPAWPRIENDTHLAVVGSSRPLEDAWRAGQVDMVGWLGDLYGLDKLDAYQLLSQISEVPLANVVDANYSVVTKVAKRLLPKADAYSNIHTHLRDVAATL is encoded by the coding sequence GTGGACATCGTCGAATTCACCCCGTCGAACGAGCAGCTCACCTGGACCTTCGGCGGCGCGGCGCCGCTGCGCAGGGTCGAACCCGGTACGGCGATGCGGCTGTGGACCGAGGATGCGTTCTGCGGCCGGCTGCGCAGTACGACCGATCTGGCCGGCGCCAGCCTCAACATGCCGTTCGTGAACCCGCAGACCGGCCCGTTCTACGTCGAGGGCGCCGAGCCGGGCGACACGCTCGTGCTGCACTTCGTCGAGCTCACCCCCGCCCGCAGTTGGGGCGCGTCCGCGACCATCCCGTTCTTCGGCGGCCTGACCAGCACGGACCGGACCGCGACGCTGCAGGAGCCGCTGCCCGAGCGGACCTGGATCTACGAGGTCGACACCGAGCGGCAGACGGTCGGATTCCAGGCGCAGGGCAGCGACCTGGAGCTGGCGCTGCCGATCGAGACGATGCTCGGTACGGTCGGAGTCGCCCCGGCGGCGGGTGAGGTTCGCTCGTCGCTGGTGCCCGACACCTTCGGCGGCAACATGGACACCCCCGAGATGCGGGCCGGAGCGACCTGCTTCCTCCGCGTCAACGTCGAGGGCGCGCTGTTCTCCGTCGGCGACGGCCACTACCGCCAAGGCGAGGGCGAGTCTTGCGGTACGGCGGTGGAAGGCGCGATGAACGTCGTCCTCATCGTCGAACTCCTCAAGACCCCCGGCCCGGCCTGGCCCCGGATCGAGAACGACACCCACCTGGCCGTCGTCGGCTCCAGCCGCCCGCTCGAAGACGCTTGGCGGGCCGGCCAGGTCGACATGGTCGGCTGGCTCGGCGACCTCTACGGCCTCGACAAGCTGGACGCCTACCAGCTCCTCAGCCAGATCAGCGAGGTCCCGCTGGCCAACGTCGTCGACGCCAACTACAGCGTCGTCACCAAGGTCGCCAAGCGCCTGCTCCCCAAAGCCGATGCCTATAGCAACATTCACACTCACCTGCGCGACGTGGCCGCAACCCTTTAA
- a CDS encoding response regulator transcription factor yields MRVLVVDDDRAVRDSLRRSLEFNDFEVVTASDGAEALAVIGNVEPDVVVMDVMMPRLDGLETTKALRAAGNNVPILVLTARDAVADRVDGLDAGGDDYLTKPFALEELLARLRALLRRSTTPGEGGPRGEVLQYADLVVDVDAHEVHRGQTPIPLTRTEFSLLELLIRNPRRVLERAVILDAVWGYDFPTTANSLEVYIGYLRRKTEVDGLPRLIHTVRGIGYVLRDTPP; encoded by the coding sequence ATGCGGGTACTGGTGGTGGACGACGACCGGGCGGTCCGGGATTCGCTGCGCCGTTCGCTGGAGTTCAACGACTTCGAGGTGGTGACCGCGTCCGACGGCGCCGAGGCGCTCGCGGTGATCGGCAACGTCGAGCCCGACGTGGTCGTGATGGACGTGATGATGCCCCGCCTGGACGGGCTGGAGACCACCAAGGCATTGCGGGCCGCGGGCAACAACGTGCCGATCCTGGTGCTGACCGCGCGGGATGCGGTGGCCGACCGGGTCGACGGGCTGGACGCGGGTGGCGATGACTACTTGACCAAGCCATTCGCCTTGGAGGAGTTGCTCGCCAGACTGCGGGCGCTGCTCCGCCGGAGTACGACGCCGGGCGAGGGCGGCCCGCGCGGTGAGGTGCTCCAGTACGCCGATCTGGTGGTGGACGTCGATGCGCACGAGGTGCACCGCGGCCAGACCCCGATCCCGCTGACCCGGACCGAGTTCTCCCTGCTGGAGCTGCTGATCCGCAACCCGCGCCGGGTGCTCGAACGCGCGGTGATCCTGGACGCCGTCTGGGGCTACGACTTCCCGACCACGGCGAACTCGCTCGAGGTCTACATCGGCTACCTCCGCCGCAAGACCGAGGTCGACGGCCTACCCCGCCTGATCCACACGGTCCGAGGCATCGGCTACGTCCTGAGAGACACCCCACCGTGA